The following proteins are encoded in a genomic region of Streptomyces sp. NBC_01723:
- a CDS encoding GNAT family N-acetyltransferase, which yields MTDTRARTTAPPAGCTTELVTDEAHFADLAPQWARLHARCASATPFQSHAWLHAWWRSYGARGRLRLVLARDGRDLVAAAPLTLVRRPVPALVPLGGAISDYGDVLLDDERGPDAVAALTEGLSRAARTALVDLREVRPGAAAERVYERWRGPRRRLADSLCLELPALPMDELVARLPSAKARQRVRAQLRRLDSLGVKSRTVLPDEVDAALRRLLELHRLQWQDRKVTGEHLKPRFRDHLVRAVRPMVCAGDAVVTEFRMDDEVVAVDVTLLSRGLAGGYLYGAHPRLRERRADVAVMLLDACAEHTRQPGRGTLSLLRGNEPYKHHWRPDAVSNQRLLLARRRTAPLLAAALGDAAARRRGKALLRRPERKEGDGGGGT from the coding sequence GTGACGGACACGAGGGCGCGCACGACCGCGCCCCCGGCCGGCTGCACGACCGAACTGGTCACCGACGAGGCGCACTTCGCCGACCTGGCGCCGCAGTGGGCGCGTCTCCACGCCCGGTGCGCGTCCGCGACCCCGTTCCAGAGCCACGCCTGGCTGCACGCGTGGTGGCGTTCGTACGGCGCGCGCGGCCGGCTGCGGCTGGTGCTGGCCCGCGACGGCCGCGACCTGGTCGCCGCCGCACCGCTGACGCTCGTACGGCGTCCGGTGCCCGCCCTGGTGCCGCTGGGCGGGGCGATCTCCGACTACGGCGACGTCCTCCTGGACGACGAGCGCGGCCCGGACGCGGTGGCCGCGCTCACCGAGGGCCTGTCCCGCGCCGCGCGCACCGCACTGGTCGACCTGCGCGAGGTACGGCCGGGCGCCGCCGCCGAACGGGTCTACGAGCGCTGGCGCGGTCCCCGCCGCCGACTGGCCGACTCGCTCTGCCTGGAGCTGCCCGCCCTCCCGATGGACGAACTGGTCGCCCGGCTGCCCTCGGCCAAGGCCCGCCAGCGGGTCCGTGCCCAGCTGCGCCGGCTGGACTCGCTCGGCGTCAAGAGCCGGACGGTCCTGCCCGACGAGGTCGACGCGGCACTGCGGCGGCTGCTCGAACTGCACCGGCTGCAGTGGCAGGACCGGAAGGTGACCGGCGAGCACCTCAAGCCGCGGTTCCGCGACCACCTGGTGCGGGCGGTACGGCCGATGGTGTGCGCCGGGGACGCGGTGGTCACCGAGTTCCGGATGGACGACGAGGTGGTGGCCGTGGACGTGACGCTGCTGTCGCGCGGACTGGCCGGCGGCTACCTGTACGGCGCCCACCCCCGGCTGCGGGAGCGCAGGGCGGACGTGGCGGTGATGCTGCTGGACGCGTGCGCCGAGCACACCCGGCAGCCGGGGCGCGGCACGCTCAGCCTGCTGCGGGGCAACGAGCCCTACAAGCACCACTGGCGCCCGGACGCGGTGTCGAACCAGCGGCTGCTGCTGGCCCGCCGGCGCACCGCCCCGCTGCTCGCGGCGGCCCTCGGTGACGC